The following proteins are encoded in a genomic region of Kineosporiaceae bacterium:
- a CDS encoding O-methyltransferase — MNAPAISVIRAVPPHHPTTDRSATISAPSPATWAYTENFVPEDDVVDRARGRARELGCEAVTPGAGAVLGLLAAAVQARGVVEIGTGAGVSGIYLLRGMPADGVLTTIDVEAENQRAAREAFGEVGARPNRTRVICGRALDVLPRLTDAAYDLVLVDAGPGQCERHVEQGLRLVRPGGVLVVNDALWHGRVVDPAQRDGATTAMREAAKRLRDDDRLLPALLPVGGGLLIAALPATNGTSPGVMGGREVRPH, encoded by the coding sequence ATGAACGCACCGGCAATTTCCGTCATCAGAGCAGTCCCGCCGCACCACCCGACGACCGACAGGAGTGCCACGATCAGCGCCCCGAGCCCTGCCACCTGGGCCTACACCGAGAACTTCGTACCCGAGGACGACGTCGTCGACCGGGCGCGCGGTCGTGCCCGTGAACTGGGCTGCGAAGCGGTGACCCCGGGTGCCGGCGCCGTGCTGGGGCTGCTGGCGGCGGCGGTGCAGGCCCGGGGCGTGGTCGAGATCGGCACCGGGGCGGGGGTCTCGGGGATCTATCTGCTGCGGGGCATGCCCGCCGACGGCGTGCTGACCACGATCGACGTCGAGGCCGAGAACCAGCGGGCCGCCCGGGAGGCGTTCGGCGAGGTGGGCGCGCGGCCCAACCGCACCCGGGTGATCTGCGGCCGGGCCCTCGACGTCCTGCCGCGACTGACCGATGCGGCCTACGACCTGGTGCTGGTCGACGCCGGCCCCGGGCAGTGTGAGCGCCATGTCGAGCAGGGGCTGCGGCTGGTGCGACCGGGCGGCGTCCTGGTGGTCAACGACGCCCTCTGGCACGGCCGGGTGGTCGACCCGGCGCAACGGGACGGTGCCACGACAGCGATGCGCGAGGCGGCCAAGCGCCTGCGGGACGACGACCGGCTGCTGCCGGCCCTGTTGCCGGTGGGTGGCGGGCTGCTGATCGCGGCGCTGCCGGCCACGAATGGCACCTCGCCGGGGGTCATGGGGGGGCGCGAGGTGAGACCCCACTGA